From a single Fibrobacter sp. UWH6 genomic region:
- a CDS encoding metallophosphoesterase: MIFFFGLLLTAIVVLYLNISRTLPGKGGKLLALGFLLGIFLSMTLRDGVVGAILLTFFTIWMCQALWMFILLDVFLMGRFFWLSHKMTGSGYQKSSANFVCKSTRGVLIASILLALILIGLGVPHNADYQVRTQDVSLKTDCDSCGSKKPFTAVYFSDIHFAPLFRTAKLERLAAQVDSIGPDFVLFGGDLSDVNTATMDEWGYGPLMAKVAKSAKVAAIAINGNHEAMQERNGSNTLAWLRSNGWVTMDDSTACFRKVGVPEVCFTGRTDFQVARTRGTERKPLADLVPQQFKSDSSGAYRKVSPWILLDHQPKGIEPEYSGILPDFALSGHTHDGQFFPGNLIIGLVWRLAYGFGMLDGVHWLVSSGIDSWGPPVRVGSDTELWVLHFLYR, encoded by the coding sequence ATGATATTTTTCTTCGGACTTTTGCTCACTGCCATCGTTGTATTGTACCTGAACATCAGCAGGACCCTTCCCGGCAAAGGGGGGAAACTGCTGGCTCTCGGTTTTTTGCTTGGCATCTTTTTGAGCATGACCTTGCGGGACGGCGTTGTAGGCGCCATCCTCCTGACATTCTTTACCATCTGGATGTGTCAGGCCCTTTGGATGTTCATTTTGCTGGACGTCTTCCTGATGGGCCGTTTTTTCTGGCTCAGCCATAAAATGACCGGGTCGGGTTATCAAAAATCAAGCGCTAACTTTGTTTGTAAAAGTACGAGAGGCGTTCTTATCGCCAGCATCCTGCTGGCCCTCATCCTTATCGGGCTGGGCGTGCCCCATAATGCCGATTACCAGGTGCGTACCCAGGATGTCTCCCTGAAAACGGACTGCGATTCCTGCGGTTCCAAAAAGCCGTTTACTGCGGTCTATTTCAGCGATATACATTTTGCTCCGCTGTTCCGTACCGCAAAGCTTGAACGCCTGGCTGCCCAGGTGGATTCCATCGGGCCGGACTTCGTCCTTTTTGGCGGTGACCTGTCCGATGTAAATACCGCTACCATGGACGAATGGGGTTATGGCCCCCTCATGGCGAAGGTGGCCAAGTCCGCCAAGGTGGCCGCCATAGCCATCAACGGTAATCACGAGGCCATGCAGGAACGTAACGGTTCCAATACGCTGGCATGGCTCCGAAGCAACGGCTGGGTCACTATGGATGATTCTACCGCTTGTTTTAGGAAGGTTGGCGTCCCCGAAGTCTGCTTTACCGGCCGTACTGATTTCCAGGTGGCCCGTACCCGCGGTACCGAACGTAAACCTCTGGCGGATTTGGTGCCGCAGCAGTTCAAGTCTGACTCCTCTGGCGCTTACCGTAAAGTTAGCCCTTGGATCCTGCTGGACCACCAGCCAAAGGGTATTGAACCCGAATATTCGGGAATTTTGCCTGATTTCGCCCTTTCCGGCCATACTCACGATGGGCAGTTCTTCCCCGGAAACCTGATTATTGGCCTGGTTTGGCGCCTGGCATACGGTTTTGGCATGCTGGATGGGGTCCATTGGCTGGTCAGTTCCGGTATCGATTCCTGGGGCCCTCCCGTTCGCGTAGGGTCAGATACGGAGCTCTGGGTACTCCATTTCCTGTACCGCTGA
- a CDS encoding Na+/H+ antiporter NhaC family protein has translation MLIALAIGFVMLMTYGKIRRFSWRALWKMALSGMTAVRNIAIVMLLVGALTALWRACGTVAFIVNAASGALTPELFLPAVFVLCAAVSVLTGTSIGTAATMGVICMGVGAAFGVDEAICGGAILAGAYFGDRCSPVSTSAMLVAEITGTNLHENIRGMIKSGWKAALAAPAIYGILGYVTGTVPSDVNPSDASLAVGADNITKLLQQHYDLGIVTLLPAVAILVLAALRFNVKMTMAVSIAMSFAICIWQQQMTAAETVKTAFLGFDAPAEISMMNGGGVFGMVKMIVVVAISLTYAGLFKGMGILDKMNRFASRIANRLPPCGFASLTAVASSALSCNQTLAIVLTNEISGNVIPDKKERAMAIENTAVVIAPLVPWTVASLIPLGTIGAPTASILFACYLYLLPISNIVSEMRSRKKFGAVI, from the coding sequence GTGTTAATCGCTCTCGCCATAGGATTCGTAATGCTGATGACCTACGGAAAAATCCGCAGGTTCAGCTGGCGCGCCCTCTGGAAAATGGCACTGTCGGGAATGACCGCCGTAAGGAACATCGCCATCGTCATGCTGCTGGTGGGGGCACTCACTGCGTTGTGGCGGGCCTGTGGAACGGTAGCCTTCATTGTCAATGCCGCCTCGGGAGCGCTTACGCCAGAACTTTTCCTGCCGGCGGTTTTCGTCTTGTGCGCCGCCGTCTCGGTGCTTACGGGAACATCCATCGGAACGGCCGCCACCATGGGCGTCATCTGCATGGGCGTAGGGGCCGCTTTCGGAGTCGACGAAGCCATTTGCGGCGGGGCCATTCTTGCCGGCGCCTATTTCGGTGACCGTTGCTCGCCAGTCTCTACAAGCGCCATGCTGGTGGCAGAAATTACAGGGACGAACCTCCATGAAAATATACGGGGCATGATCAAGTCCGGTTGGAAAGCCGCCTTGGCCGCCCCGGCAATTTATGGAATCCTGGGCTACGTCACAGGCACAGTTCCCTCTGACGTAAATCCATCTGACGCAAGTCTCGCGGTCGGAGCAGACAACATAACGAAACTTCTGCAGCAGCATTACGACCTGGGCATTGTCACCCTCTTGCCAGCCGTCGCGATTCTCGTCCTTGCGGCCCTGCGGTTCAATGTAAAGATGACCATGGCCGTAAGCATCGCCATGTCCTTCGCAATTTGCATCTGGCAGCAGCAAATGACCGCGGCCGAGACTGTCAAGACAGCCTTCCTGGGATTTGACGCCCCTGCAGAAATTTCCATGATGAATGGCGGTGGCGTTTTCGGAATGGTCAAGATGATTGTAGTCGTCGCCATTTCCCTGACTTATGCGGGACTCTTCAAGGGCATGGGAATTCTAGATAAGATGAACCGATTCGCAAGCCGTATCGCAAACCGACTTCCTCCTTGCGGTTTCGCCTCCCTTACGGCGGTTGCCTCAAGCGCCCTTTCCTGCAACCAGACTCTGGCCATCGTGCTGACCAACGAAATTTCAGGCAATGTCATTCCCGACAAAAAGGAGCGGGCCATGGCCATCGAGAATACGGCCGTCGTGATTGCACCCCTTGTTCCCTGGACGGTAGCAAGCCTGATTCCCCTGGGGACCATAGGCGCCCCTACCGCAAGCATCCTTTTTGCCTGCTACCTGTATCTGCTCCCGATTTCAAACATCGTTTCAGAAATGCGGAGCCGAAAAAAATTCGGGGCGGTAATTTAA
- a CDS encoding very short patch repair endonuclease: protein MVGAVKENRKRKGRRKSRKPMTRSQMMGAVHSEDTKPEVKVRRALFQAGFRYRLHRRDLPGTPDIFVQKYGVAIFVNGCFWHQHGCKLTSRPKSNSDFWNEKFDNNMARDIKTRHQLSLMGIRVAVVWECSLRDDSHRGTSHDCRETSQGSEPQDRRGTSPDDRMGAALTLERLMTFIKSDEETIEL from the coding sequence GTGGTTGGGGCTGTCAAAGAGAACCGCAAACGAAAGGGGCGGCGCAAGTCCAGGAAGCCCATGACCCGTTCCCAGATGATGGGGGCGGTCCATTCCGAGGATACCAAGCCCGAGGTGAAGGTGCGTCGTGCACTTTTTCAGGCGGGGTTCCGCTATCGCCTGCACCGTCGCGACTTGCCCGGTACGCCGGATATCTTCGTGCAGAAATACGGGGTGGCCATTTTCGTGAACGGCTGTTTCTGGCATCAGCATGGCTGCAAGCTTACCAGTCGCCCTAAGTCCAATTCCGATTTCTGGAATGAAAAGTTCGACAATAATATGGCCCGTGATATCAAGACCCGCCATCAGCTATCCCTGATGGGGATCCGCGTGGCGGTGGTCTGGGAATGCTCCCTCCGTGACGACTCACACCGCGGCACTTCCCATGATTGCCGCGAAACTTCCCAGGGCAGTGAACCCCAGGACCGTCGCGGTACTTCCCCCGATGACCGTATGGGTGCGGCCCTTACCCTGGAACGGCTTATGACATTCATCAAAAGCGATGAAGAAACCATCGAGCTTTAG
- a CDS encoding NYN domain-containing protein produces the protein MTGNCLRVGFFLDGYTLKKVNEYYRVHHRYHASLDLRGLKFWVQLQIQRYFNRANRVVALESHYYHPQRNPHIYARGVKGVFKFEFELMNAGYQVHYSDLPVDDGHMGPNLGLIKDAEMFAAYCDMDAVVLLSTQGQYVPLVDRLKKMGVPVLLLGWSFSYPKNSRYVHWRTDTGLRLRCAHYVAMERILDHDPANDIPPTGFFFRPQVGTAPDVAVGGGGLTCVTDGGLAVGRFADDGLAGMKKAQGPNDLWAKCEAPESIKACFPALSASRCGRSM, from the coding sequence ATGACTGGGAATTGTTTGCGGGTGGGCTTCTTTCTCGATGGCTACACCCTGAAAAAGGTGAACGAGTACTACAGGGTCCACCACCGCTACCACGCAAGTCTGGATTTGCGGGGGCTCAAGTTCTGGGTGCAGTTGCAGATCCAGCGCTACTTCAACAGGGCCAATCGGGTTGTCGCCCTGGAGTCCCATTATTATCACCCCCAGAGGAACCCCCACATTTACGCCAGGGGGGTCAAGGGTGTGTTCAAGTTCGAGTTCGAACTTATGAATGCGGGGTATCAGGTCCATTACAGCGACCTTCCTGTAGACGATGGCCACATGGGGCCGAACCTGGGGCTGATCAAGGACGCCGAGATGTTTGCCGCATACTGCGATATGGATGCGGTGGTACTGCTCAGCACCCAGGGGCAATATGTTCCCCTTGTAGATAGGCTCAAGAAAATGGGGGTGCCTGTGCTTCTGCTGGGCTGGAGTTTTAGCTACCCCAAGAACAGCCGCTATGTGCACTGGAGGACCGATACGGGGCTCAGGTTACGCTGTGCGCACTACGTTGCCATGGAGCGGATTCTGGACCACGATCCTGCAAACGATATTCCGCCTACGGGATTCTTCTTTCGCCCCCAGGTTGGGACCGCCCCGGATGTTGCAGTCGGCGGTGGCGGTTTGACCTGCGTGACGGATGGCGGGCTGGCTGTGGGCCGTTTTGCAGATGACGGATTGGCGGGCATGAAAAAAGCCCAGGGGCCAAATGACCTCTGGGCGAAATGCGAAGCTCCGGAGAGTATTAAAGCTTGTTTTCCTGCTTTGTCTGCCAGTCGCTGTGGAAGATCCATGTGA
- a CDS encoding M48 family metallopeptidase, with protein MFSRFLLIFCLALASVVAFAADEHDLTLALDARQAALWEKATEATMALRYNDALKYAKELRAENKGLGCILEGVVRISIYDDKGDTASLHHAGRSLEKCEASGLWDALRRFEIGYVQGETGHSVKGAMTTRSAAKAFEDSKELEARAFFAIYAYYIDKSFSWVPFKSDNRAEYLSVLDSASKVSGRFWPLFLTPLVWMHYDKEDYATGLKLAERGLARAPGNPVMLQIKADMLYRLKRYDEAARIYEESAAAYLERTGASIRYWCSVLNLIRIHNDAGRKEKAAEWRAKLDNPKYRALEKWMPGSLMDDLNKRDLI; from the coding sequence ATGTTTTCCAGATTCCTTTTGATATTCTGTCTTGCCCTGGCTTCTGTTGTCGCCTTTGCGGCCGACGAACACGATTTGACTCTTGCCCTGGATGCAAGGCAGGCCGCTTTGTGGGAAAAGGCCACCGAGGCCACCATGGCCCTGCGCTATAATGACGCCCTGAAGTATGCCAAGGAACTGCGCGCCGAGAACAAGGGCCTGGGCTGTATTCTGGAAGGGGTTGTCCGTATTAGTATTTATGACGACAAGGGGGATACCGCATCCCTCCATCATGCCGGCCGTAGCCTCGAGAAGTGTGAAGCCTCGGGACTGTGGGACGCCTTGCGCCGTTTCGAGATCGGCTATGTGCAGGGGGAGACCGGTCATTCTGTAAAAGGCGCCATGACCACCCGCTCCGCCGCCAAGGCCTTCGAGGATTCCAAGGAACTGGAGGCTCGCGCGTTCTTTGCCATTTACGCCTACTATATCGACAAGAGTTTCAGTTGGGTTCCCTTCAAGTCCGACAACCGTGCCGAATACCTTTCCGTTTTGGATAGCGCCTCCAAGGTGTCGGGCCGCTTCTGGCCCCTGTTCCTTACGCCCCTGGTCTGGATGCACTACGACAAGGAAGATTACGCCACCGGCCTGAAGCTTGCCGAACGTGGCCTGGCCCGCGCACCGGGAAATCCCGTGATGCTCCAGATCAAGGCCGACATGCTTTACCGCCTGAAGCGTTATGATGAAGCCGCCCGGATTTACGAAGAGAGTGCTGCCGCCTATCTGGAACGTACTGGCGCCTCCATTCGATACTGGTGTTCCGTGCTGAACCTGATCCGCATTCATAACGATGCCGGCCGAAAAGAGAAGGCGGCGGAATGGCGTGCCAAGCTGGATAATCCCAAGTACAGGGCCCTTGAAAAATGGATGCCCGGATCCTTGATGGATGACTTAAATAAACGCGACCTGATTTAA
- a CDS encoding DNA polymerase III subunit beta, translating to MALCIESNHLETVQRILALHFEGMEVWAHGARVTGVDLTPDTELELVVISEKPLSFETMTTIEKAFVDSGLPFRVDIMDWAKLPESLQKQIKKEHDVVQSVEES from the coding sequence ATGGCTTTATGCATCGAATCTAATCATTTGGAAACGGTCCAGCGTATCCTTGCCCTCCATTTTGAAGGTATGGAAGTCTGGGCCCATGGCGCCCGTGTGACAGGAGTAGACCTTACTCCCGATACGGAACTGGAACTGGTGGTGATTTCCGAAAAACCCCTTTCCTTTGAAACCATGACCACCATTGAAAAGGCTTTTGTCGACAGCGGCTTGCCTTTCCGCGTGGATATTATGGATTGGGCCAAGCTGCCCGAATCCCTCCAGAAACAAATCAAGAAAGAGCACGACGTGGTTCAGTCCGTCGAAGAATCCTAG
- a CDS encoding penicillin-binding protein activator — MKRLLPLVLVASLATSLFAQDEISQAKSLIQNGQCAEAIAPLQKLYKSSFRKSSGEKATVMLTECYLREHNRDEAEKVSSRFLEYYVNTVYRERMELAHAIVMVEKGNVYEGVEAMLRILAYSKNPAARARTKDVVVQTLAASLLNADQLQALLEKYPVDKDVIGWMQLQIGRECQNVKRYRAARYWYKKVAASSDISEKLLSTAQRGIESLEGYGAGMPTVLVLAPLSGDFAEFGAAAIQGVILAHEQAGLAGKVNIRTADTRADASQALLRTQQAINQDSVIAVIGPIMSAPAATVGAWLGSNFQNIPMLTPTATDDGIAKMGPNIFQVNITMDNLAHKIADFATNCLNIKEFAVLSPLGDYGASMSQSFTQAVERRGGNVVAFRNYEEGRPDYKTEFDLLRDVRFKQLNRRRNLARGASDLDAINAKERKAYMADSTFDIPGIFIPATNPGDAGLMAGQVAFNKISGRLLGASGWYGRELLIQGKRLVDSSYFSVPALDMGGDNSDLKKFVSDFKERWGDEPGEDKVSGLSYDAANIVFSTIAKKPNSLTNSINNTAVFKGVYGDIKFKRGANTNTKIVTVNKGKFETVEGCPARK, encoded by the coding sequence ATGAAACGTCTTCTTCCCCTTGTTCTGGTTGCATCCCTCGCAACCTCCCTGTTCGCCCAGGATGAAATTTCCCAGGCAAAGTCCCTGATTCAGAACGGCCAGTGCGCCGAGGCTATCGCCCCCCTCCAGAAGCTTTACAAGTCCAGCTTCCGCAAGTCTTCCGGTGAAAAGGCGACCGTCATGCTCACCGAATGCTACCTGCGCGAACATAACCGCGACGAGGCCGAAAAGGTTTCTTCCCGATTCCTGGAATACTATGTGAACACGGTCTACCGTGAACGCATGGAACTGGCCCACGCCATTGTCATGGTAGAAAAGGGCAACGTTTACGAAGGTGTCGAAGCCATGCTCCGCATCCTGGCCTACTCCAAGAATCCTGCCGCCCGTGCCCGTACCAAGGACGTGGTAGTACAGACTCTGGCCGCTTCCCTTTTGAACGCTGACCAGCTCCAGGCTCTCCTGGAAAAGTATCCGGTGGATAAGGATGTTATCGGCTGGATGCAGCTGCAGATTGGCCGTGAATGCCAGAACGTCAAGCGTTACCGCGCCGCCCGCTACTGGTACAAGAAGGTGGCCGCTTCTTCCGATATTTCCGAAAAGCTTCTGAGCACCGCCCAGCGTGGCATCGAGTCCCTGGAAGGCTACGGTGCCGGCATGCCCACCGTCCTGGTGCTGGCTCCCTTGTCCGGTGACTTCGCCGAATTCGGTGCCGCTGCCATTCAGGGTGTGATTCTCGCCCACGAACAGGCTGGCCTGGCTGGTAAGGTGAATATCCGTACCGCCGATACCCGCGCCGATGCCTCTCAGGCTCTCCTCCGTACCCAGCAGGCTATCAACCAGGATAGCGTGATTGCCGTGATCGGCCCCATCATGAGCGCTCCGGCTGCAACCGTCGGCGCCTGGCTGGGCAGCAACTTCCAGAACATCCCCATGCTGACTCCCACTGCAACGGATGACGGCATCGCCAAGATGGGTCCCAATATCTTCCAGGTGAACATCACCATGGATAACCTGGCCCACAAGATTGCAGACTTCGCTACCAACTGCCTGAACATCAAGGAGTTCGCCGTTCTTAGCCCCCTGGGTGATTACGGTGCTTCCATGAGCCAGAGCTTTACCCAGGCTGTTGAACGCCGCGGTGGTAACGTGGTCGCCTTCCGCAACTACGAAGAAGGCCGCCCCGACTACAAGACTGAATTTGACCTGCTCCGCGATGTCCGCTTCAAGCAGCTGAACCGCCGCCGCAACCTGGCCCGTGGCGCTTCCGACCTGGATGCCATCAACGCCAAGGAACGCAAGGCTTACATGGCTGACTCCACTTTCGATATCCCGGGTATCTTTATCCCCGCAACCAACCCCGGCGATGCAGGCCTCATGGCAGGTCAGGTGGCATTCAACAAGATTTCCGGTCGCCTGCTGGGCGCTTCCGGCTGGTATGGTCGCGAACTGCTGATCCAGGGCAAGCGTCTGGTGGACAGCTCCTACTTCAGCGTGCCGGCCCTGGACATGGGCGGCGACAACTCCGACCTCAAGAAGTTCGTGTCTGACTTCAAGGAACGCTGGGGCGATGAACCGGGCGAAGACAAGGTCAGCGGCCTCAGCTACGACGCTGCAAACATCGTGTTCAGCACCATCGCAAAGAAGCCCAACAGCCTGACCAACTCCATCAACAACACCGCCGTCTTCAAGGGCGTGTATGGAGACATCAAGTTCAAGCGTGGCGCCAACACCAACACCAAGATCGTTACGGTGAACAAGGGCAAGTTCGAAACTGTCGAAGGCTGCCCCGCCAGAAAGTAA
- a CDS encoding response regulator: MTCVIALLGLVLGVSSTFAEEFDASSTNQAKVVTVGYYSSKHFQEGMADSSIKSGYGYEYLQQVSDYTGWQYKYIYGDWGAIFDMFLKGEVDIMAGLAKMDERKGQMEYPDYYMDVDYHFIFTKRGDNSMSEEDISSFNGKRIGCLRNSNLTTGLKKWAAEKGAQLEYVYFNDLNELPRALERGEVDGFAGSDKFLDRGMNVKPLVLVASPKSYICVRKGANRLLRELNTALEHINSDDGAFIESLRNKYYRSKSVSAELSSREQEWLEKHNVLKVAYAPDHLPYCTRGADGRVNGVLKDIMDSWLKKLNLDGKLMVRYVPCVNFRQAITELQSGSVDVVFPLPSNRWYAEQSNVMISSELVSVPMSVVFKGDYNKSIFKKIAMIAKPQQTLFMREMFPGSEWLMLDNAEECMRAVQDGKASSALLITFKANPLMRDAEFSQLKFMPIGKGSFYSVGVRKGNFALLSLLNRGFSLMDMNVMNNAAYKYMEYRSHYSMSDFIRDNLIFFVLLMAMITFVIITILALYVSGMKKAHHATQIQVEISEALSLDYPYAILVDIERGFSLTIKKDGKVLKEKDWIYQESYDAAWKLFANKYVCEEDRSEVLRASSLDVVLENLKEQSEYICTYRAEWGNKKHYTQSSFTKVYFSNLKKNVIILGCKTVDDLMAKEREHRELLSNALAVAERSNQSKTIFLNNMSHDIRTPMNAIIGFTNLAKIHVRDTDAVRSYLNKISISSSHLLSLINNVLDMSRIESGKVKLSEDRVHLPSMIREIQDMVQNTAQSKGVSISFYDALTNEVVLADDLKLKQVILNIVGNSIKFTRPGGRVVVSVVERGGAPEGFANYQFIVADTGIGMSADFRNHIFETFSRERTSTVSGIQGTGLGMAISKNIIDMMGGTIVVDSTPNVGTKITVNVMFKFSDLVIKNASAKELGIDPTEELFKSNAFDFKGKKILLVEDNPLNQEIAMSILEELGFEVDLAEDGLAAVEKIRQNPAGTYNAVLMDIQMPNMDGYEATRAIRKMTDSAKALIPVVAVTANAFDEDRQKAFDAGMNGHVSKPISVPELMEVLGKQV; encoded by the coding sequence TTGACCTGTGTAATTGCGCTGCTGGGCCTTGTTTTGGGCGTTTCCAGCACTTTTGCAGAGGAATTTGATGCCTCTTCCACAAATCAGGCTAAGGTTGTGACTGTTGGTTACTATTCCAGCAAGCATTTCCAGGAAGGTATGGCCGACAGTTCTATCAAGTCGGGCTATGGCTACGAATATCTGCAGCAGGTTTCCGACTATACCGGTTGGCAGTACAAGTACATTTATGGGGATTGGGGTGCCATTTTCGACATGTTCCTGAAAGGGGAAGTGGACATCATGGCCGGCCTGGCCAAGATGGATGAACGTAAAGGTCAGATGGAATATCCTGACTATTACATGGACGTGGATTACCATTTCATCTTTACGAAACGTGGCGACAATTCCATGTCTGAAGAGGACATCAGTTCTTTTAACGGCAAGCGGATCGGCTGCCTGCGTAACAGCAATTTGACCACAGGACTCAAGAAGTGGGCTGCTGAAAAGGGGGCCCAGCTGGAGTATGTCTATTTCAACGACCTGAACGAATTGCCTAGGGCTCTGGAAAGGGGCGAGGTGGATGGCTTTGCCGGGAGCGACAAGTTTTTGGACCGCGGGATGAATGTAAAGCCCCTGGTGCTCGTCGCTTCCCCGAAATCCTATATCTGTGTGCGAAAGGGGGCGAATCGCCTGCTGCGCGAACTGAACACCGCTCTTGAACATATCAATTCCGATGATGGCGCCTTCATAGAAAGCCTCCGAAACAAGTATTACAGGAGCAAGTCAGTCAGTGCGGAACTTTCTAGCCGCGAACAGGAATGGCTCGAAAAGCACAATGTTTTAAAGGTGGCTTACGCTCCGGACCACTTGCCCTATTGTACGCGAGGCGCCGATGGTCGTGTGAATGGCGTTCTCAAGGACATCATGGATTCCTGGCTCAAGAAGTTGAATCTTGATGGCAAGCTGATGGTTCGCTATGTCCCCTGCGTCAATTTCCGCCAGGCTATTACGGAATTGCAGAGTGGCAGTGTTGATGTGGTTTTCCCCCTGCCCAGTAACAGGTGGTATGCGGAACAGTCCAATGTGATGATTTCGTCGGAGCTGGTGAGCGTTCCCATGTCCGTCGTGTTCAAGGGCGATTACAACAAGTCCATTTTCAAGAAGATTGCGATGATCGCCAAGCCGCAGCAGACCCTGTTCATGCGGGAAATGTTCCCCGGAAGCGAATGGCTGATGCTGGACAATGCCGAAGAGTGTATGAGGGCTGTGCAAGATGGTAAGGCTTCCAGTGCCCTGTTGATTACCTTCAAGGCCAATCCCCTGATGCGCGATGCCGAGTTCTCGCAGCTCAAGTTTATGCCCATAGGCAAGGGTTCTTTCTATTCTGTAGGTGTCCGCAAGGGTAATTTCGCCTTGCTCAGCTTGCTGAACCGTGGCTTTAGTCTCATGGATATGAATGTCATGAATAATGCGGCCTATAAGTACATGGAATACCGTAGCCATTACAGCATGTCGGACTTTATACGTGACAATCTGATTTTCTTCGTGCTGCTGATGGCGATGATCACCTTTGTCATCATAACGATTTTGGCGCTCTATGTTTCCGGAATGAAGAAGGCTCACCATGCGACCCAGATTCAGGTCGAAATCAGTGAGGCTTTGAGCCTTGATTATCCCTATGCGATTTTGGTGGACATCGAAAGAGGATTCTCGCTAACCATTAAGAAAGACGGAAAGGTCCTGAAGGAAAAGGACTGGATTTACCAGGAAAGCTATGACGCGGCCTGGAAATTGTTTGCCAACAAGTATGTTTGCGAAGAGGATCGTTCAGAAGTCTTAAGGGCTTCGTCTCTGGATGTGGTTCTTGAAAATCTGAAGGAACAGTCGGAATATATTTGCACCTACCGCGCAGAATGGGGTAACAAGAAGCACTATACCCAATCCTCCTTTACCAAGGTTTACTTCTCGAATTTGAAGAAGAATGTGATCATTCTTGGATGCAAGACCGTTGACGACTTGATGGCAAAGGAAAGGGAACATCGTGAATTGCTGTCCAATGCCTTGGCGGTGGCGGAACGCTCCAACCAGTCCAAGACCATCTTCCTGAACAACATGAGCCACGACATCCGTACGCCCATGAACGCCATCATTGGCTTTACTAACCTGGCGAAGATCCATGTGCGGGATACGGATGCGGTTAGAAGTTACCTGAACAAGATCTCCATCTCTAGTAGTCATCTGCTTTCGCTGATCAACAATGTGCTTGACATGAGCCGAATCGAAAGCGGCAAGGTCAAACTTTCCGAAGACCGAGTCCACTTGCCTTCCATGATCCGCGAAATTCAGGACATGGTGCAGAATACCGCCCAGTCAAAGGGTGTAAGCATCAGCTTCTATGACGCCCTTACCAACGAGGTCGTTCTTGCCGATGACCTGAAGCTGAAACAGGTGATTCTGAATATCGTGGGGAACTCGATCAAGTTTACCCGCCCAGGTGGCCGCGTGGTCGTGTCGGTTGTGGAACGTGGAGGCGCTCCCGAAGGTTTTGCAAACTACCAGTTTATCGTTGCGGATACGGGTATCGGTATGAGTGCCGACTTTAGGAATCATATCTTTGAAACCTTTAGTCGCGAAAGAACATCAACTGTTAGCGGCATTCAGGGAACGGGCCTGGGGATGGCCATTTCCAAGAACATCATTGACATGATGGGCGGTACGATTGTCGTTGACAGCACACCGAACGTTGGAACGAAAATCACGGTGAATGTGATGTTCAAGTTTAGCGACCTGGTGATAAAGAATGCGTCTGCGAAGGAACTTGGAATTGATCCTACCGAAGAACTTTTTAAGTCGAACGCCTTTGACTTTAAGGGCAAGAAAATCTTGCTGGTAGAAGACAATCCGCTGAACCAGGAAATCGCAATGTCCATCCTGGAGGAATTGGGATTCGAGGTGGATCTGGCTGAAGACGGTCTTGCCGCCGTCGAAAAGATTAGGCAGAATCCCGCAGGAACCTATAACGCCGTCTTGATGGATATCCAGATGCCCAATATGGATGGCTATGAGGCAACCCGGGCTATCCGCAAGATGACGGACTCTGCAAAGGCCTTGATTCCTGTGGTGGCCGTGACTGCCAATGCTTTTGATGAAGACCGCCAGAAGGCCTTTGACGCTGGCATGAATGGTCATGTGTCCAAGCCCATCTCTGTTCCGGAACTGATGGAAGTTCTTGGAAAGCAGGTGTAA
- a CDS encoding low molecular weight protein-tyrosine-phosphatase, whose amino-acid sequence MPSIIFVCHGNICRSPMAEFVMKKMVRDFFGNTANDARADARATGLTEKDFQIASAATSTEEIGNPVYPPARRLLNARGIDCSGHAARQFNQRDYDRYDYVVLMDRNNLRNLRWNINAESYEKETARGIDGAANEDRKVSLLMDWTSRPGDVADPWYTGDFEATWRDVNEGCRGLLDEIMAKALAGAWK is encoded by the coding sequence ATGCCTAGCATTATTTTTGTGTGCCACGGTAACATATGCCGTAGTCCCATGGCGGAATTCGTCATGAAGAAGATGGTCAGGGATTTTTTTGGAAATACAGCCAATGACGCACGAGCTGACGCTCGCGCTACAGGTCTGACTGAGAAAGATTTTCAGATTGCAAGTGCCGCTACAAGCACCGAAGAAATCGGGAATCCGGTTTATCCGCCTGCCCGTCGGTTGTTAAATGCCCGCGGGATTGATTGCAGCGGACATGCCGCGCGACAGTTCAATCAGCGGGATTATGACCGCTACGATTATGTGGTGCTGATGGACCGCAATAACCTCCGCAATTTGCGCTGGAACATTAATGCCGAAAGCTACGAGAAGGAAACGGCCCGTGGTATTGACGGCGCCGCTAATGAAGACCGCAAAGTTTCGCTGCTGATGGATTGGACCAGTCGCCCGGGCGATGTGGCCGACCCCTGGTATACCGGTGATTTCGAGGCGACCTGGCGCGACGTAAACGAAGGTTGCCGCGGATTGCTAGACGAAATTATGGCGAAGGCGTTGGCCGGCGCCTGGAAGTAG